The Geotalea uraniireducens Rf4 genome window below encodes:
- a CDS encoding prepilin-type N-terminal cleavage/methylation domain-containing protein, whose protein sequence is MKGFTLLEIMIALAIMAGVVLTVITSFNYHLSVVSRDKEETIAVLLARGKMDDPGFKNLQEKKGTFAPDHPDMTWQVDTSPTDLPGLNKVILTVGWGGDKNKLSLVEYIAK, encoded by the coding sequence GTGAAAGGTTTCACCCTCCTGGAGATAATGATTGCGCTGGCCATCATGGCGGGAGTTGTGTTGACCGTCATCACTTCCTTCAATTACCATCTGTCCGTAGTCAGCCGCGACAAGGAGGAAACCATTGCCGTCCTGCTGGCGCGTGGAAAGATGGATGATCCCGGTTTCAAGAACCTGCAGGAAAAGAAAGGGACCTTTGCCCCTGACCACCCGGACATGACGTGGCAGGTGGATACATCCCCTACTGACTTGCCCGGCTTGAATAAAGTAATCCTGACGGTAGGCTGGGGAGGAGATAAAAATAAGCTGTCCCTTGTCGAATACATTGCAAAATAA
- a CDS encoding pilus assembly FimT family protein, with the protein MRNKEREERFEEKGKRSEEKTLASNLDPRTCFSAGFTLIELMVVIAILSIVVLVVLPRLPSTESGKLRSSARTLASGIRFLSDRAITANSIYRMHLNLADSTIIVKKLTAGGEETTADDQFLNKRFIAEGITIEDVTIPRLGKVTDGEVIVPFGPGGLAEFTTIHLKGNSSGHYTVIAYPNSGKVKVEQGYQEEM; encoded by the coding sequence ATGAGGAACAAGGAGCGAGAAGAAAGGTTCGAGGAAAAAGGAAAGAGGAGCGAGGAAAAAACATTAGCCTCGAACCTCGATCCTCGTACCTGTTTTTCCGCCGGTTTCACCCTCATCGAGCTGATGGTGGTAATTGCCATCCTCTCAATCGTCGTGCTCGTGGTGCTGCCGCGGCTCCCCTCCACAGAATCCGGCAAACTTCGCAGTTCCGCGCGCACCCTTGCTTCAGGGATCAGATTTCTCAGCGATCGAGCTATTACGGCCAATAGTATCTATCGGATGCACCTGAACCTGGCAGACAGTACGATAATCGTGAAAAAGCTCACCGCAGGAGGAGAAGAAACCACGGCAGACGACCAGTTCCTCAACAAGCGCTTCATTGCCGAAGGAATAACCATCGAAGACGTGACCATACCACGGCTGGGAAAAGTTACCGACGGCGAGGTAATAGTGCCCTTCGGCCCCGGCGGCCTGGCGGAATTCACGACCATTCACCTGAAAGGGAACAGCAGCGGGCATTACACCGTAATCGCCTACCCGAACAGCGGCAAGGTCAAGGTGGAGCAAGGCTACCAGGAGGAGATGTGA
- the gspG gene encoding type II secretion system major pseudopilin GspG produces the protein MINTTNNNRGFTLIEIMIVVVILALLAALVAPKIIGRSDDAKIADAKVQIRNFETALKLYKLDNGNFPTTEQGLSALVAKPTVGQIPKNYKAEGYLDNKNVPKDPWGNDYIYLSPGEHGDYDLSSLGADGARGGEGKNADIESWNIK, from the coding sequence ATGATTAATACGACCAATAACAACCGCGGCTTTACCCTCATTGAGATTATGATTGTGGTGGTCATTCTGGCCTTGCTGGCGGCACTGGTGGCGCCGAAAATTATCGGCCGATCCGACGACGCCAAAATCGCCGACGCCAAGGTGCAGATTCGCAATTTCGAAACCGCCTTGAAGCTTTACAAACTGGACAACGGCAACTTCCCGACCACCGAGCAGGGGCTCTCGGCACTGGTGGCTAAGCCGACCGTCGGCCAGATCCCGAAGAACTACAAGGCAGAAGGGTATCTGGACAACAAGAATGTCCCCAAAGACCCCTGGGGGAATGATTACATCTATCTCTCCCCAGGCGAACATGGCGACTACGACCTCTCTTCCTTGGGGGCTGACGGCGCCAGAGGCGGTGAAGGAAAGAACGCCGATATTGAAAGCTGGAACATCAAGTAG
- the gspF gene encoding type II secretion system inner membrane protein GspF, which yields MPTFRYSAYKPGGSEVTGTIEAGSPNEAKQRLKSDGLYPKEIAPADEAGPRKGVQLFRSKVGLPELSLMTRRLATLLGSSVPVYESINTLYDQERPGELRKMLGRVRDRLAEGTSLAKALAAEPQIFSDSYIGMVSAGEASGALEVVLERLAEFLEDQAAIRSKVITSLAYPILMVVVGVVVMLFLLAFVVPKIVTVFEESKATLPLITIILIKVSNLVRKGWWALIILGFAISYASKKLKSNETMCRKRDRLLLKLPLFGSLLQRLILSRFAKVLGLLLMSGVPVIKAMEITGAAIVNREYRAILMEASEELIQGGSLSATLRKSPLFPPLLVHMVAVGEKGGELEKMLIKAGEAFEKEFESSTTRSMALLEPLLILAMGLSVGFVVIAVLLPIFQLNELVK from the coding sequence ATGCCGACCTTCCGTTATAGCGCCTATAAACCGGGGGGAAGCGAAGTCACCGGCACCATCGAGGCAGGAAGCCCGAATGAGGCTAAACAGCGTCTGAAAAGCGACGGCCTCTATCCGAAGGAGATCGCCCCGGCCGATGAGGCCGGACCCCGGAAAGGGGTGCAACTCTTCCGCAGCAAGGTGGGGCTACCGGAACTCTCCCTGATGACGAGGCGGCTCGCCACGCTTTTGGGCTCGTCCGTCCCGGTCTATGAGTCCATCAACACCCTCTATGACCAGGAACGACCGGGAGAACTGAGAAAGATGCTCGGTCGGGTCCGCGACCGGCTGGCCGAAGGCACCAGCCTCGCCAAAGCTCTTGCCGCCGAGCCGCAGATCTTCAGCGACAGCTACATAGGCATGGTCTCGGCAGGCGAGGCGAGCGGGGCACTGGAAGTGGTCCTGGAACGGCTTGCCGAGTTCCTCGAAGACCAGGCTGCGATCAGGAGCAAGGTGATCACCTCACTCGCCTACCCGATCCTCATGGTGGTGGTAGGCGTTGTCGTCATGCTCTTCCTCCTCGCCTTTGTCGTACCGAAGATCGTCACTGTTTTCGAAGAGAGCAAGGCCACTCTCCCCCTGATAACCATCATCCTGATCAAGGTCAGCAACCTGGTGCGTAAAGGGTGGTGGGCACTCATCATCCTCGGTTTCGCCATCAGCTACGCATCGAAAAAACTCAAGAGCAACGAAACCATGTGCCGGAAGAGGGACCGCTTGCTGCTCAAGCTCCCCCTCTTCGGTTCACTGCTGCAAAGACTGATCCTTTCCCGCTTCGCCAAGGTGCTGGGGCTCTTGCTCATGAGCGGCGTGCCGGTGATCAAGGCCATGGAAATCACCGGCGCAGCGATAGTCAACCGTGAATATCGCGCCATTCTCATGGAGGCCAGCGAGGAGCTGATCCAGGGGGGAAGTCTCTCGGCAACCCTGAGGAAAAGCCCACTGTTTCCGCCTCTGTTAGTGCACATGGTCGCAGTAGGGGAAAAAGGGGGGGAGCTGGAGAAGATGCTCATCAAGGCCGGAGAGGCTTTTGAAAAGGAGTTTGAATCATCTACCACCCGCTCGATGGCCCTGTTGGAGCCGCTCCTCATCCTGGCAATGGGTCTCAGCGTCGGTTTCGTAGTCATTGCCGTGTTGCTCCCCATCTTCCAGTTAAACGAACTGGTAAAGTAG
- the gspE gene encoding type II secretion system ATPase GspE: MTNNIDIQAVAAKLGIPFLQEIEDSRVDTALLMRLPLAFARNNLLLPLKEDDGKLVAAAGNPANLLALDELQGVFGMPVQAVAVPRQAVLDAINRLYARISGSAQDVVEELEGVELSAIASEFNEPKDLLDLTDEAPVIRLLNSILFQAVKERASDIHIEPFERDLEVRFRIDGILYKMLTPPKVVQEALTSRVKIMSGLNIAEKRLPQDGRLRVIVAGRDVDIRVSIIPTFFGERVVLRLLDKQRGVISLANIGLSPENVASMERLLSRSNGIILVTGPTGSGKTTTLYAALNRINTPEKNIITIEDPIEYQLKGIGQIQVNPKIDLTFAGGLRSILRQDPDIIMVGEIRDAETAEIAMQASLTGHLVLSTLHTNDAATAVTRLIDMGVEPFMVASSLSAVMAQRLVRVICPHCKEEYKPEREYAGIKLPPVLYRGRGCDKCFNLGSTGRIGIYEFLLIDSELCSMIIKQAPAGVIKEYAISRGMRTLREDGLAKAAAGITTIEEVLRVTQEDYADLPL; encoded by the coding sequence ATGACAAATAATATCGACATACAAGCCGTTGCCGCAAAACTCGGCATCCCCTTCCTGCAGGAGATAGAAGACAGCCGGGTGGATACGGCGCTGTTGATGCGTCTGCCGCTGGCATTCGCCCGCAATAACCTTCTTCTGCCGTTGAAAGAAGATGACGGCAAACTGGTAGCCGCCGCCGGAAACCCGGCCAACCTCCTCGCCCTCGATGAACTGCAGGGAGTTTTCGGCATGCCTGTGCAGGCAGTGGCAGTGCCGCGCCAGGCGGTGCTGGACGCCATCAACCGCCTCTACGCCAGGATCTCCGGCTCTGCCCAGGACGTGGTTGAAGAGTTGGAAGGAGTAGAGCTCTCCGCCATTGCATCCGAATTCAATGAGCCGAAGGACCTGCTCGACCTGACCGATGAAGCCCCCGTGATCCGCCTCTTGAATTCAATCCTCTTCCAGGCGGTCAAGGAGCGTGCAAGCGATATCCACATCGAACCGTTCGAAAGGGATCTGGAGGTCCGGTTCAGGATCGACGGCATCCTTTACAAGATGCTCACCCCCCCCAAGGTGGTGCAGGAAGCCCTCACTTCCCGGGTCAAGATCATGTCCGGCCTGAACATAGCCGAAAAACGGCTCCCCCAGGACGGAAGGCTCAGGGTCATCGTTGCCGGCCGGGACGTGGACATCCGTGTCTCCATCATCCCCACCTTTTTCGGCGAGCGGGTTGTGCTACGACTTCTGGACAAGCAGCGGGGGGTCATCTCCCTGGCGAATATCGGCCTGTCGCCGGAAAATGTTGCGTCCATGGAGCGGCTCCTTTCGCGCTCAAACGGCATCATCCTCGTCACCGGGCCGACCGGCAGCGGCAAGACGACAACCCTTTACGCGGCTCTCAACCGGATCAACACGCCGGAAAAGAACATCATAACCATCGAAGACCCGATAGAATACCAACTGAAGGGGATCGGCCAGATCCAGGTCAACCCGAAGATCGACCTCACCTTTGCCGGGGGGTTGCGTTCCATACTCCGCCAAGACCCTGACATCATCATGGTCGGCGAGATCCGCGACGCCGAAACAGCAGAAATCGCCATGCAGGCGAGCCTCACCGGCCACCTGGTGCTCTCCACCCTTCATACCAACGATGCCGCAACCGCCGTGACTCGTCTCATCGACATGGGTGTCGAGCCATTCATGGTGGCATCCTCCCTGTCGGCGGTCATGGCCCAGCGGCTGGTACGGGTAATCTGCCCCCACTGCAAGGAAGAATACAAGCCGGAACGGGAATACGCCGGTATCAAGCTGCCGCCGGTGCTGTACCGCGGCCGCGGGTGCGACAAATGCTTCAATCTCGGGAGCACGGGCAGGATCGGCATCTACGAATTCCTCCTTATCGACTCCGAGCTCTGTTCCATGATCATCAAGCAGGCCCCTGCCGGCGTCATAAAGGAATACGCCATCTCCAGGGGCATGCGTACCCTGCGCGAAGACGGTCTCGCCAAGGCGGCGGCCGGCATTACCACCATCGAAGAAGTACTGCGGGTAACGCAGGAGGACTATGCCGACCTTCCGTTATAG
- the gspD gene encoding type II secretion system secretin GspD, which translates to MNKRISHIIIALIIFAAVPSVALAKGVVLNFSDVDISTMVKFISDLTGKNFVMDDRVKGKISVFSPAKLSTEEAFNVFTSVLELKGFTIVPAGKVLKIVPTANAKQSGMRIYSDKERSPVNEAYVARVITLDHISSQEAVTFLQPMVSKDGYISSFGPTNMLLLVDSSLNIQKILTILQLIDTDQKREGAELVFLKNASAESVANVVKEWLGSRDKATKPAGQPAAGAGGLILPDARLNALIIFGNAKDKDDIKKLITLIDVIPPTTSSKVNVYYLENADATEVAKVLDGVVKGSSAAAAPSQPGAANAPQQSPFEGGKISITPDKATNSLVIMASPTDYQNLIQVIQKLDKRRRQVFVEAVIAEVSLSKLKDLGVQWGVLGGASNGTATAAGLYDPQDTFTTLLTALANLKSAGITIPDLTGTALNFSAVLRALDSLGAVNVLSTPTIMTSDNKEAEIFVGENVPFKGNVTISNTTTPSFQSIERKDTGITLKITPQISEGEYVKLDIYQEISAISNTTVSGASDLITTKRSAKTSVAVKDKDTMVIGGLIQDREQETVNKIPLLGDIPFLGWLFKFKNTTRQKTNLLIVLTPRIVRGAQEVAEISEIQKQKFGNAVSSDKPFNLDKELMIKHDAATGDR; encoded by the coding sequence TTGAATAAACGCATTTCGCATATCATCATTGCCCTGATCATTTTTGCAGCAGTACCTTCCGTGGCGCTGGCCAAAGGAGTGGTGCTGAATTTCAGCGACGTGGACATCTCCACCATGGTCAAGTTCATCAGTGACCTGACCGGCAAGAACTTCGTCATGGATGACCGGGTAAAGGGGAAGATCTCGGTCTTTTCACCGGCAAAACTCTCCACCGAAGAAGCGTTCAACGTCTTTACCTCGGTGCTGGAACTGAAGGGCTTCACCATCGTCCCCGCTGGGAAAGTCCTGAAGATAGTGCCGACGGCCAATGCCAAGCAATCGGGAATGCGGATTTATTCAGACAAGGAGCGCAGCCCGGTTAACGAAGCATATGTGGCACGGGTCATCACCCTCGACCACATCTCCAGCCAGGAAGCGGTGACTTTCCTCCAGCCAATGGTCTCCAAAGATGGCTATATCTCCTCGTTCGGCCCTACCAACATGCTGCTCCTCGTTGATTCGTCTCTGAACATCCAGAAGATTCTGACGATACTGCAACTTATCGATACCGACCAGAAACGCGAGGGGGCTGAGCTCGTCTTCCTTAAAAACGCTTCGGCGGAAAGCGTTGCCAACGTGGTAAAGGAATGGCTCGGGAGCAGGGATAAGGCGACAAAACCCGCCGGACAACCGGCAGCAGGAGCCGGAGGGCTCATCCTTCCCGACGCCCGCCTCAACGCCCTGATCATATTCGGCAATGCCAAAGACAAGGATGACATCAAGAAACTGATTACCCTGATCGACGTTATCCCCCCGACTACGAGCAGCAAGGTCAATGTCTATTACCTTGAAAATGCCGATGCGACCGAAGTTGCCAAGGTGTTGGATGGTGTGGTCAAGGGATCATCTGCGGCTGCTGCCCCCAGCCAACCGGGAGCCGCAAACGCGCCGCAACAATCGCCTTTTGAAGGGGGCAAAATCAGCATCACCCCTGACAAGGCAACCAATTCACTGGTCATCATGGCGTCGCCCACCGATTACCAGAACCTCATCCAGGTGATCCAGAAGCTCGACAAGCGCCGCCGCCAGGTCTTCGTCGAGGCTGTGATCGCCGAAGTCTCACTCAGCAAGCTCAAGGATCTGGGCGTACAGTGGGGAGTTCTCGGCGGCGCATCCAACGGCACAGCAACCGCGGCAGGGCTCTACGACCCGCAGGATACCTTCACCACGCTCCTGACCGCCCTGGCAAACCTGAAAAGTGCCGGCATAACCATTCCCGACCTGACGGGAACAGCGCTGAACTTTTCGGCGGTATTGAGGGCCCTTGACTCGCTGGGTGCAGTCAACGTCCTCTCCACCCCGACCATCATGACCTCGGACAATAAGGAAGCTGAGATCTTCGTCGGCGAAAACGTCCCGTTCAAGGGGAACGTCACCATTTCCAACACCACCACCCCTTCATTCCAATCCATCGAGCGGAAGGATACCGGCATAACCCTCAAGATCACCCCCCAGATCAGCGAAGGGGAATACGTAAAGCTCGACATTTACCAGGAAATCTCCGCCATTTCAAACACTACGGTTTCCGGCGCGTCAGACCTGATAACCACCAAGCGGTCGGCGAAGACGTCGGTCGCCGTCAAGGACAAGGATACCATGGTGATCGGCGGGCTGATCCAGGACCGGGAGCAGGAAACCGTAAACAAGATACCGCTCTTGGGCGACATCCCGTTTCTCGGCTGGCTCTTCAAGTTCAAGAACACCACACGGCAGAAGACGAACCTGTTGATCGTCCTCACCCCCCGCATCGTCAGGGGGGCTCAGGAAGTAGCGGAGATCTCCGAAATCCAGAAACAGAAGTTCGGTAACGCGGTCAGTTCGGACAAACCGTTCAACCTGGACAAAGAACTCATGATCAAGCATGATGCCGCGACTGGTGACAGATGA
- the gspC gene encoding type II secretion system protein GspC: MQKWILPTNIFLTFLIIMALALISSDLISFRLTKLYPKGAKKASPPPSSSNIAEDLMSFAPILEKGLFGKATQGRLSPVVQATATKAAPTVSQGDLILLGTAVGSFRETFALVQKSSSKEERVFRLGDTVFDTGPLVAVKKEVAEILVGGRRIKILTPTAIATEAAAPQTQAAVPGEARGLASQVGVGSYVIDQRALNASLDNIGQAMTDARLLPSIKNGKVEGFRISEVKPQGIFGTIGIKNGDVLLSINDFPIDSPEKAIQSFASLKGQNRIKLDLVRDGQPTTFNYDIR, from the coding sequence ATGCAGAAATGGATTTTGCCGACCAACATATTTCTCACGTTTCTGATTATCATGGCTTTGGCCTTGATTTCCTCTGACCTGATCTCTTTCAGACTTACCAAGCTCTATCCAAAGGGTGCAAAAAAAGCCTCCCCCCCCCCGTCTTCTTCCAACATAGCCGAAGACCTCATGTCATTTGCGCCGATCCTGGAAAAGGGATTATTCGGCAAGGCCACCCAGGGAAGGCTTTCGCCGGTCGTCCAGGCGACCGCGACTAAAGCGGCGCCGACCGTTTCACAGGGAGACCTGATCCTGTTGGGGACGGCTGTCGGCTCCTTCCGCGAGACGTTCGCCCTGGTACAGAAATCGAGCAGCAAAGAAGAGCGTGTTTTCCGGCTTGGTGATACGGTTTTCGACACCGGACCACTGGTTGCCGTCAAAAAAGAAGTGGCAGAAATACTGGTGGGCGGCAGACGGATCAAAATACTCACCCCAACGGCGATTGCAACTGAAGCAGCAGCACCGCAGACACAAGCCGCCGTGCCGGGGGAAGCCAGAGGACTTGCATCGCAGGTGGGAGTTGGAAGCTATGTAATTGATCAGCGCGCACTCAACGCATCCCTGGACAACATCGGCCAGGCAATGACCGACGCACGACTCCTGCCAAGCATAAAGAATGGCAAGGTCGAAGGGTTCAGAATTTCGGAAGTGAAGCCACAGGGGATCTTCGGCACCATAGGGATAAAAAACGGCGACGTGCTCCTCAGCATCAACGATTTTCCCATCGATTCGCCGGAAAAGGCAATACAGTCCTTTGCATCGCTCAAGGGGCAGAATCGCATCAAGCTGGACCTGGTACGTGACGGCCAACCGACAACGTTTAACTACGACATACGATAA